A single genomic interval of Spirochaetaceae bacterium harbors:
- a CDS encoding DUF115 domain-containing protein, with protein MLTLEATARGLYQVVYNSRALYSQYNIESGVKKLLPPPSEHTLYLIASPLLGYGLKEWLAKLPAGSYALAYEAEPQLTQITHQHFAGWQTSQVTLLNSIEYNSLNKTLFNLYNYNFKEVVMLKINGGYYLKQTIYDNLFIFLQQLLQQQTHNRLLLKRNAKRWLKNTIDNFSSIKSFVKPQFDDKPLIIAAAGLSLDEAIPSLKKYRPYYHLLAVDTAFLPLQAHSLNPDALFILEGGFYNSYDFIGHKNFTAPVISDLASYAPLLHNLPAPKSFFVTNIAPVTLFKRLSLALQLPLLPPLGNVAMAAITYALQYSNASIILCGFDFCYSLSRLHAKAAYSHSNDLITNHRLNRGHLTTTTLNRPLLCAQIAGQSYLSDEVLLSYYHILAKLKNERLFSWQESGLPLNLPLFNRQNLKTKANLTWQEVEVDLTSFKENEIENLKLFLKNQVFTDKLDYLLLEAQNTANLAQLASYYLKLWQQS; from the coding sequence ATGCTTACCTTAGAGGCCACAGCTCGTGGCCTTTATCAAGTTGTTTATAACAGCCGTGCCTTATACTCGCAATATAACATTGAAAGTGGGGTAAAAAAATTACTGCCACCTCCCAGCGAGCACACACTTTACTTAATAGCTTCGCCGTTACTGGGGTACGGCCTTAAAGAGTGGCTCGCTAAATTACCGGCCGGCAGTTATGCCTTAGCCTACGAAGCCGAGCCGCAGCTAACCCAAATTACTCACCAACATTTTGCCGGTTGGCAAACCTCTCAAGTTACTTTACTTAACAGCATAGAATATAACTCTTTAAACAAGACGCTCTTTAATTTATACAACTACAACTTTAAAGAGGTAGTTATGCTTAAAATAAATGGCGGTTATTATTTAAAACAAACTATTTATGATAATTTATTTATTTTTTTACAGCAATTACTCCAGCAGCAAACCCATAACCGTTTACTACTTAAACGTAATGCTAAACGTTGGTTAAAAAATACCATCGACAATTTTAGCAGCATAAAAAGTTTTGTTAAACCTCAATTTGATGACAAACCACTCATCATTGCCGCCGCCGGTTTATCGTTAGATGAAGCCATACCTTCTTTAAAAAAGTACCGTCCTTATTATCATTTACTGGCGGTAGATACCGCTTTTTTACCTTTGCAAGCGCATAGTCTTAATCCCGATGCCCTTTTTATTTTAGAAGGAGGCTTTTATAATAGCTACGATTTTATCGGACACAAAAACTTCACTGCGCCTGTCATCAGCGATTTAGCCAGTTATGCGCCTTTGTTACATAATTTACCGGCCCCTAAAAGTTTTTTTGTTACTAACATTGCTCCGGTAACTTTATTTAAACGTTTAAGTTTGGCTTTACAACTGCCTTTATTACCGCCGTTAGGTAATGTAGCGATGGCCGCCATTACTTATGCCCTACAGTATAGCAATGCCTCTATCATTTTGTGCGGGTTCGATTTTTGTTATAGTTTAAGCCGTTTACATGCCAAAGCCGCTTACAGCCACAGCAACGATTTAATAACTAATCATCGCTTAAACAGAGGCCATTTAACAACGACTACTTTAAACCGTCCGTTACTTTGCGCCCAAATAGCTGGTCAAAGTTATCTTAGCGATGAGGTTTTATTAAGTTATTACCATATTTTAGCTAAATTAAAAAACGAGCGGCTTTTTAGCTGGCAAGAAAGCGGCTTACCCTTAAATTTGCCGCTTTTTAACCGGCAAAATTTAAAGACTAAGGCCAACTTAACTTGGCAAGAAGTTGAAGTCGATTTAACATCTTTTAAAGAAAATGAAATTGAAAATTTAAAATTATTTTTAAAAAATCAAGTGTTCACCGATAAATTAGATTACTTACTTTTAGAGGCCCAAAATACGGCTAACTTAGCCCAGCTGGCCAGCTACTACCTTAAACTTTGGCAGCAAAGTTAG